The nucleotide window AGCGTTTTGCTCTACCAATAAGATAGTCATGCCTTCTTGGTTTAGTTTTTTTACGATTTCAAAGATTTGGGCGACGATCAGTGGGGCAAGTCCCAGGGACGGTTCGTCCAGCAACAGGATCTTTGGTTTGGACATGAGGGCTCTGCTGATGGCGAGCATTTGTTGTTCGCCGCCAGACATGGTGCCGGCCATTTGCCAAAGGCGTTCCTTCAATCGAGGGAAGAGTTCGAGGCACATTTCGTAGTCTTTTTTGATGCCGGCTTTGTCTTTTCTGGAGTAGGCGCCCATTTCCAGATTTTCTTGGACGCTCATTTGTGCGAAAACGCCGCGGCCCTCTGGAGATTGGGCAATTCCAAGTTCAACACGTTTGAAAATAGGAACTTTTGATAGATCCTGATCTTGGAAGTAGAGTTTGCCGCTGCTGGGAACAAGGCCCGAGATGGCGCGCAAGGTGGTTGTTTTACCGGCGCCGTTGGCACCGATCAGGCTGACGACTTCGCCTTCATTCACCTGGAATGAAATGCCTTTGATGGCGTGAATTGAACCGTAATGGACATTTAGGTTGTCGGCGTTGATGATCGGGGACTTCATTCTGACTCCTCAACACCCAGGTAGGCTTCGATCACCTTTTGCGAGTTTTGCACCACAGCGGGGTTGCCTTCTTCGATTTTAGTTCCATGATCCAGAACCACAATATTTTCACAAATTCCCATGACGAGTTTCATATCATGCTCGATCAAAAGAACGGTGAGTTTGAACTGCTCGCGAATCTTGGCGATGGTTTCCATCAAGTGATGGGTTTCCGAGTGGTTCATGCCTGCCGCCGGTTCATCCAGAAGTAAAATCTTAGGTTCCGTGGCTAATGCTCGCACAATTTCCAATTTACGCTGTTGTCCATAAGGCAGCGAAGATGCAGGCTCGTGGGCTTTGGCTTCCAGAGCGAAAATTTGCAGAAGCTCCATCGCTTTGTTGTGGAGATGCTTTTCTGTGTCCTGGAAGTTCTTGGTTTTTAAAAGCGAATCAAAAAGTCCGTAATGAACATGTTGATGAGTCGCCACCAAGACGTTGTCCAAAACTGAAAGATTTTTAAACAGGCGAATATTTTGGAAGGTTCTAGCGACGCCACGATGGGAAATTTGAAAAGGCTTGAGGCCTTTCAATGATTGTCCCTCTAAAACGACTTCGCCTTGAGTTGGCTGATAGACCCCGGTCAACATGTTGAACACTGTGGTTTTGCCGGCGCCATTAGGTCCGATCAATCCAGCAAGCTGACCTTTCATGATTTTAAATTCCAATGAGTCGACGGCTTTTAAACCGCCAAACTGCATGGTGATCTTACGAGCCTCAAGCAGAACGTCGGACATATTTTCTCCAAACATCTGTGATCTCTAATTCGCCAAAGATTCCTTTGGGTCTCCAGATCATAACCAAGATTAATGACAAAGAATAAATCACCATGCGCAAGTCGAAGCCGGTCAGTTCCTGCACGGGGCGAAGTGCTTCCGGTAGAACCGTGATAAAGATAGCAGCCACTATCGACCCAGTCATAGAGCCCATTCCGCCAAGCACAACCATGATCACCGCATTGACGCTGGTTAAGAAAGTGAAAGAGGAAGGGTTGATGAAGTTCGTAAAGTGTGCGAACAAGGCGCCAGCGACTCCGGCAAAGAAGCTTGATAGAACAAAGGCGCGGACTTTCATATTTGTGGTGTTGATTCCAACGGATTCAGCCGCAATTTCATCTTCACGAACACTTAGGAATCCACGGCCGTAACTTGAGTGCATTACACGCCAAATTGTAAAGAAGCAGATCACAAGCCATACCGAAGCAAAGCCGAAAGAGCTGAAGAAGGAGCCAAGGCTAGGGATGTTGGCATAACCACGAGGTCCACCCAAGAAATCCATGTTCAAAAGTGCCACTCTGATGATTTCACCGAAGCCCAGGGTGACGATGGCAAGATAGTCTCCTTTGAGTCGCAAAGAGGGCAATCCGACAATGAATCCTGCGGCGGCCGCAACCAGTCCGCTGCCAATCGCGAAAATAAAAGAACTCACTAAAGTTAGATTTGGGGGGAGGAAGTTCCACTTTGTCGAAGCATAGGCAGAAAAGTAAGCCCCAATGGCCATGAATCCCGCATGGCCCAAAGAGAATTGTCCGGTGTAGCCGTTGACCATGTTCAAACTCATCGACATCAGGCAATTGACCGTAATGAATAGGATGATGAGCTGGATATAGGCATCAAAACCCATCTCAAATCCGAAGCCCACCAGTGCCAGTCCAATAAGAGCTAAAATGGGATTTTTAAATGATTTAATCATCACACTTTCTCCACAGAATATTTGCCCAGGATGCCAGCTGGCTTGAAGATCAAGATCACAATCAAAATGCCAAATGCCAAAGCATCGCGATAGGTACTTGAAAGATAAGCGACAACCATTTCTTCAGAAAGACCCATTATTAAAGCGCCAATCACCGCGCCGCCAACGCTGCCAATGCCGCCGAGAACCGCAGCGACGAAAGCCTTCAGGCCGATCATCATCCCCATTAAAGGATCAATTTTAGGATATTTCATCCCAACCAGAACGCTGCCCACACCCGCCAGGGCAGAGCCCACCACGAAAGTGAAGGCGATTACGCGATCAGGGTTCACACCCATCAGGCTGGCAACTCCAGGGTTGCTGCTGACTGCGCGCATAGCTTTGCCGATTTTAGTTTTATAAATCAGGAACTGCAGACCGAGCATTGCAAGAATGCTGACAATCAAAACTGTGACGTCGAATGACTTCAATTCGATGCCACCAGCGGAAAAGATCACAAAATCTTTCATGACTTCAGGGAAGACTTTGGGATCGGCTCCGAAGACCACTTGACCGCCATATTCCAAAAGCAAACTCACGCCAATAGCGGTGATAAGAATATTTAACTTAGGAGAATTGCGAAGAGGGCGGTAGGCGAGTCGTTCAATTAAAAGGCCTAAGATGCTACAGAAAACCATGGAAACACAAAGAAGCAGAATCAAGGTGCCGATGCCAGGTTGGGCATCAATTCCCATCCAGCGTGCGACATAGTAGGCGGCAAAGGCACCGACCATGTAAACATCTGAATGGGCAAAGTTGATCATCTTCAGAATTCCGTACACCATCGTGTAGCCCAGGGCGATCAAAGCGTAGATAGATCCAAGGCTTATTCCGTTGATTAGATGCTGTACGAAATCCTGCATATTCCCCTTACGGTGTGATCGTCGTGATGAACTTACGGTTTTTTCCATCAACCTGAATTACGACCGCACTTTTCACAGCGTCGCGGTTTTCATTCAAAGTGATTTTACCAGTTACGCCGGCAAAATCTTTTGTCTTAGCTAGTTCATCACGGATTGCCTGGCCTGACAAGTCGGGAGCTCGCTCAATAGCCGCTGCCAGGATTTTTGCAGCATCGTAACCCAAGGCTGCCAACGCATCCGGAGTCTCGTTGTATTTCGCTTTGAATTTTTTGATAAACTCGGTCACTGCAGGGTCCGTGGATTCAGTGGTGTAGTGATTTGAATAGTAGTTGCCGTTGATGGCTTCTTTGCCGATTTCAGAAAGCTTATCGCTATCCCAACCATCGCCACCCAAAAGCGGAGCTTTGATACCCAACTGACGGGCTTGTTGTGCGATGAGACCCACTTCTGTGTAGTAACCTGGAACGTAAATAGCATCTGGGTTCTTAGAGCGAATTTGTGTCAATTGTGCTTTGAAATCGATATCGCCAGCTTGATAACTCAAGTCTGTGACGATCTCACCACCGCGTTTTTTGAATTCTTGAACAAAGACATCCGCCAAACCTACGCTGTAATCATTTTTTACGTCGCGTAGAACAGCCGCTTTCTTAACTTTAAGATTCTCGCTGGCAAACTTCGCCATCACCAAGCCCTGGAAAGGATCGATAAAGCAAACACGGAAGACATAATCGCCGACTTTGGTAACATCTGGATTAGTCGACGCTGGAGAGACAAATGGCACTTTGTGTGATTGCGCAATGGGTGCAGAGGCTTTAGATCTACCGCTGGCAACACCACCAATGATGGCCACCACTTTGTTGGAGGTGATCAAGCGAGTAACTGCAGAAGCAGCTTCCTCATTTTTGCCTTGGTCATCCATCATCTTAAGATCAACTTTTTTTCCTTTGATTCCGCCGGCCGCATTGATTTCATCGAAAGCAAGGCGAACACCTTTATTGGAGCTCAAGCCAAACGTGGCATCGCTTCCAGACATAGAGTCGTACTCACCGATGGTGATGACATTGTCTTTTTTTGTACAGCCAGCAAGAAGCGGCAAAACCAATACTAGAGAAAGTAGAAGACGTTTCATGAGACCTCTTTGTTTAGATTCAGAAATCCTTGAAGATTGCTGAAGGCAAATATCTGTTAAAATTCAAGTATATATAGGAATTCAGCTGAAGGAACAGGTCAAGCCAAAAACAGCTTAATCGGTGGGCGGAGCCAGAGTTGTTCTGCTCCGCCAACCTGTTCATAGATTTCAAGAGGCGAAATTGTGTTAAGTGGCCAAAAGATTTGCTAATGAGATCAAATCGATTTGCGTCTTTTTTTCTGTCTTCGTGACAAGGTCTAGTGGAACGGTGACGAGTCTTTCGCCTTCAGTGCCAATCATAATATCGCACTGACCTTTCAATAAAGAATCTACTGCTGCGGCTCCCATGCGGCTTGCAAGAATACGATCTGCCGCTGTTGGTGAGCCACCACGCTGTTGATGCCCTAGGATGCTGACTTTTGCGTCCATTCCTGACTTTTTGCGGATGGAGTCTGCCAAGTCATAAGCGCGACCTGGTTTTTGTCCCTCGGCAGTGATCAAGATACTGCTGGTTTTTCCGCGTGCGATACCTTCTTTAATGTGGTCGATGGCTTTCTCAACAGTCGTCAGTCCATCGGGCGTGAAGATTTCCTCCGCGCCTCCAGCCAGACCCACATGGGAAGCGATAAATCCCGAGTTGCGACCCATCACTTCAACGATGAAAAGACGATCATGTGAAGCGGCAGTGTCGCGAATTCTATCGATGGCCTCAAGAGCTGTGTTCACTGCGGTATCGAAGCCAATCGTTTTGTCGCTGCCGTAAATATCGTTGTCGATCGTGCCAGGAACACCGACCACTGGAATTTGGTGTTCTTCCCATAAGGCATGTGCGCCACGGAAAGAGCCATCACCACCGATGCAAACCAAAGCATCAATTCCCGCGGCCTTCAAATTTGCAGCAGCTTTGGCGCGGCCTTCAGGTTTCATAAACTCTGTCGAGCGGGCTGTTTTCAGGATGGTGCCACCACGTTGAATGACGTTTGCCATGTCACGCAATTGCAAAGGTTGAATGATATTATCGACCATGCCGATGTAACCACTATGAATACCGAAGACTTCAAGCTTTTGTGCAATCCCGACGCGAACAACAGCGCGAATAGCCGCATTCATTCCGGGGGCATCGCCACCACTTGTATAAACACCGATCTTACTGATTTTTTTTGAAAAAGTTGCCATTTAAAAAGCGTACTGCTTTGGCTGAGTGAAGGCAAAAAAAAAGGCGTTCTTTTCAGAACGCCTTCTTGTGCGCACCAGCTTTGCCGGTGGCAGGAAAAATAATCTCTTAACGGAGATTACTTAACCATTGATTTGAATTCTGCGCCAGCGCGGAATTTTGGAGCCCAAGCAGCTGGGATTTTGATCGCTTTACCAGTTTGTGGGTTGCGACCAGTGCGAGCTTTACGTTTAGCTTTAGTGAAAGTACCGAAGCCAACTAGTTTAACGTCGTCACCTTTTTTAACTGCTTTTTTGATGTTCTCAACAGCGCAGTCCAAGATGTTTTCTGCTTGTGCTTTAGAAACTTTAGTTTCAGAAGCGATTTTTTCGATGAGTTGTGCTTTGTTCATGTGAACTCCTCTTTCAGAC belongs to Bdellovibrio svalbardensis and includes:
- a CDS encoding ABC transporter ATP-binding protein; the protein is MKSPIINADNLNVHYGSIHAIKGISFQVNEGEVVSLIGANGAGKTTTLRAISGLVPSSGKLYFQDQDLSKVPIFKRVELGIAQSPEGRGVFAQMSVQENLEMGAYSRKDKAGIKKDYEMCLELFPRLKERLWQMAGTMSGGEQQMLAISRALMSKPKILLLDEPSLGLAPLIVAQIFEIVKKLNQEGMTILLVEQNARMALKISHRAYVLETGKIVMQDSAANLLNNDEVRKSYLGI
- a CDS encoding ABC transporter ATP-binding protein codes for the protein MSDVLLEARKITMQFGGLKAVDSLEFKIMKGQLAGLIGPNGAGKTTVFNMLTGVYQPTQGEVVLEGQSLKGLKPFQISHRGVARTFQNIRLFKNLSVLDNVLVATHQHVHYGLFDSLLKTKNFQDTEKHLHNKAMELLQIFALEAKAHEPASSLPYGQQRKLEIVRALATEPKILLLDEPAAGMNHSETHHLMETIAKIREQFKLTVLLIEHDMKLVMGICENIVVLDHGTKIEEGNPAVVQNSQKVIEAYLGVEESE
- a CDS encoding branched-chain amino acid ABC transporter permease, with the translated sequence MIKSFKNPILALIGLALVGFGFEMGFDAYIQLIILFITVNCLMSMSLNMVNGYTGQFSLGHAGFMAIGAYFSAYASTKWNFLPPNLTLVSSFIFAIGSGLVAAAAGFIVGLPSLRLKGDYLAIVTLGFGEIIRVALLNMDFLGGPRGYANIPSLGSFFSSFGFASVWLVICFFTIWRVMHSSYGRGFLSVREDEIAAESVGINTTNMKVRAFVLSSFFAGVAGALFAHFTNFINPSSFTFLTSVNAVIMVVLGGMGSMTGSIVAAIFITVLPEALRPVQELTGFDLRMVIYSLSLILVMIWRPKGIFGELEITDVWRKYVRRSA
- a CDS encoding branched-chain amino acid ABC transporter permease; translation: MQDFVQHLINGISLGSIYALIALGYTMVYGILKMINFAHSDVYMVGAFAAYYVARWMGIDAQPGIGTLILLLCVSMVFCSILGLLIERLAYRPLRNSPKLNILITAIGVSLLLEYGGQVVFGADPKVFPEVMKDFVIFSAGGIELKSFDVTVLIVSILAMLGLQFLIYKTKIGKAMRAVSSNPGVASLMGVNPDRVIAFTFVVGSALAGVGSVLVGMKYPKIDPLMGMMIGLKAFVAAVLGGIGSVGGAVIGALIMGLSEEMVVAYLSSTYRDALAFGILIVILIFKPAGILGKYSVEKV
- a CDS encoding ABC transporter substrate-binding protein, whose translation is MKRLLLSLVLVLPLLAGCTKKDNVITIGEYDSMSGSDATFGLSSNKGVRLAFDEINAAGGIKGKKVDLKMMDDQGKNEEAASAVTRLITSNKVVAIIGGVASGRSKASAPIAQSHKVPFVSPASTNPDVTKVGDYVFRVCFIDPFQGLVMAKFASENLKVKKAAVLRDVKNDYSVGLADVFVQEFKKRGGEIVTDLSYQAGDIDFKAQLTQIRSKNPDAIYVPGYYTEVGLIAQQARQLGIKAPLLGGDGWDSDKLSEIGKEAINGNYYSNHYTTESTDPAVTEFIKKFKAKYNETPDALAALGYDAAKILAAAIERAPDLSGQAIRDELAKTKDFAGVTGKITLNENRDAVKSAVVIQVDGKNRKFITTITP
- the pfkA gene encoding 6-phosphofructokinase produces the protein MATFSKKISKIGVYTSGGDAPGMNAAIRAVVRVGIAQKLEVFGIHSGYIGMVDNIIQPLQLRDMANVIQRGGTILKTARSTEFMKPEGRAKAAANLKAAGIDALVCIGGDGSFRGAHALWEEHQIPVVGVPGTIDNDIYGSDKTIGFDTAVNTALEAIDRIRDTAASHDRLFIVEVMGRNSGFIASHVGLAGGAEEIFTPDGLTTVEKAIDHIKEGIARGKTSSILITAEGQKPGRAYDLADSIRKKSGMDAKVSILGHQQRGGSPTAADRILASRMGAAAVDSLLKGQCDIMIGTEGERLVTVPLDLVTKTEKKTQIDLISLANLLAT
- a CDS encoding HU family DNA-binding protein, which encodes MNKAQLIEKIASETKVSKAQAENILDCAVENIKKAVKKGDDVKLVGFGTFTKAKRKARTGRNPQTGKAIKIPAAWAPKFRAGAEFKSMVK